The Vicia villosa cultivar HV-30 ecotype Madison, WI linkage group LG1, Vvil1.0, whole genome shotgun sequence genome includes a region encoding these proteins:
- the LOC131634586 gene encoding rhamnogalacturonan I rhamnosyltransferase 1-like, translating to MCKPESNSNKWQDLSWLGLNLKVQKERVGSGSGSGSGSGSGLGSGSGRSRMKLWMIRATSSVILWTCIVQLTAIGDLWGPRVLKGWPSCFTHESASNSRAMDIQFPSSRPPLLPPKRVYKNNGYLMVSCNGGLNQMRAAICDMVAIARHLNVTLIVPELDKTSFWADPSEFQDIFDVDHFITSLRDEVRILKELPTRLKLKVEHGFLYSMPPISWSDISYYKNQILPLIQKYKVVHLNRTDARLANNGQPLEIQKLRCRVNFSALKFTPQIEELGRKVISLLRKNGPFLVLHLRYEMDMLAFSGCTQGCNSEEVEELTRMRYAYPWWKEKIINSDLKRRDGLCPLTPEETALTLRALDIDRNIQIYIAAGEIYGGERRTTSLSKEYPKLVRKETLLEPSDLRFFQNHSSQMAALDYLVSLESDIFVPTYDGNMAKVVAGHRRYLGFKKTILLNRKLLVDLIDQYNNGLLNWDQFSSAVKESHANRMGNPSKRLVIHDKPKEEDYFYSNPEECLEPSNDLLSRT from the exons TCTGGTTCGGGTTCTGGTTCGGGTTTAGGTTCTGGTTCGGGAAGGAGTAGAATGAAACTATGGATGATCCGTGCAACTTCATCGGTGATATTATGGACTTGCATCGTTCAATTAACAGCTATAGGTGATTTGTGGGGTCCTAGAGTTCTTAAAGGATGGCCTTCGTGTTTCACTCATGAATCTGCTTCGAATTCCAGAGCTATGGATATTCAGTTTCCTTCTTCACGTCCACCACTTTTACCTCCCAAGA GAGTTTATAAAAACAATGGATACTTGATGGTTTCATGCAATGGAGGACTGAACCAAATGAGAGCAGCG ATTTGTGATATGGTTGCCATTGCTAGACATTTAAATGTCACACTTATAGTCCCTGAGCTTGATAAAACATCCTTTTGGGCTGATCCTAG TGAGTTCCAAGACATATTTGACGTGGATCACTTTATTACATCCTTGAGAGATGAGGTTCGGATATTGAAGGAGTTGCCAACTAGACTCAAACTGAAAGTGGAACACGGTTTTCTTTATAGTATGCCACCCATTAGTTGGTCTGACATATCTTACTATAAGAACCAG aTTCTACCCTTGATACAAAAGTACAAAGTTGTCCATTTAAATAGAACGGATGCTCGGCTAGCCAATAATGGTCAACCTCTAGAGATTCAGAAGCTGCGTTGCAGAGTTAATTTTAGTGCTCTGAAATTTACTCCTCAGATAGAGGAGTTGGGGAGAAAGGTGATCAGTCTTCTAAGAAAAAATGGTCCATTTCTGGTACTTCATCTGAGGTATGAGATGGACATGTTAGCATTTTCTGGCTGTACTCAAGGTTGTAACAGTGAGGAGGTGGAAGAGTTAACAAGAATGAG ATATGCTTATCCTTGGTGGAAAGAGAAAATAATCAATTCTGATTTGAAAAGAAGAGATGGTTTATGTCCTCTAACACCTGAGGAGACTGCCCTTACACTAAGGGCTCTTGACATTGATCGGAACATTCAAATCTACATTGCAGCCGGTGAAATATATGGTGGAGAAAGGAGAACGACAAGCCTTTCAAAGGAGTACCCAAAATTG GTCAGGAAGGAAACACTGTTGGAGCCATCCGACCTTCGTTTCTTTCAAAATCATTCATCTCAGATGGCAGCATTGGATTATCTTGTCTCACTAGAGAGTGATATTTTTGTTCCCACATATGATGGAAATATGGCCAAAGTAGTTGCGGGCCATCGCAG ATATCTTGGGTTCAAGAAGACAATTTTATTGAACCGAAAGCTcttagttgatttaattgatCAGTACAACAATGGATTACTGAACTGGGACCAATTTTCTTCAGCCGTGAAGGAATCTCACGCTAATCGCATGGGCAACCCTAGTAAAAGGTTGGTAATCCATGATAAGCCCAAAGAAGAGGATTATTTCTATTCCAACCCGGAGGAATGTTTAGAACCATCAAATGATCTGTTGAGTCGCACGTGA